One part of the Phragmites australis chromosome 3, lpPhrAust1.1, whole genome shotgun sequence genome encodes these proteins:
- the LOC133913492 gene encoding probable glutamate carboxypeptidase VP8 has protein sequence MPHSYSHPALARLPPGSVRLVIGFGLLLLVSLLVLHRRPARPLVRSGGRHPDPAALFLSLSAGANASIAADLRALTAGPHLAGTPAAAGATAHVLARLRAAGLQTLTREYKPLLSYPGHASLALLRPDRSLLSRLSVEEPADVGRRLVPPYHAYAPSGGAVAEAVFVNLGREEDYLGLERLGVGVRGRIAVALRGGGYRGGVVARAAEKGAVAVLIAGHADGGVERGVVLLGGPGDPLTPGWAATGGAERLGFDNEAVKRRFPTIPSMPVSAKTAVAIIRSLGGPAIPAEWQVGIGVDIGGVGPGPTLVNFTYQEDRIFATIQDVFAIIKGYEEPDRYVILGNHRDAWTYGAVDPNSGTAALLDISRRFGIMLQSGWTPRRSIILCSWDAEEFGMIGSTEWVEENLADLHSKAVAYLNVDCAVQGVGLFVGSTPQLDKLLVDVTRQVKDPDVIGKMVHDTWNEMNGGINIERLARTDSDFSPFLHHAGIPSVDLYYGKEFPGYHTALDSYNWMAKHGDPLFLRHLAITEIWGLLALRLADDPVLPFDYQAYASQIQEHTNAFAAMMNNIQRVNLMNGFIKDLSGAAMEVTKEAKRLQQLDLHDEHATMIRRLLNDRLLLAERSFLQSEGLKGRGWFKHLLYSPSEDYESKLSFFPGIADAISRSGNLSAKEQKVAVQHEVWKVSQAIQRAASVLRGEFVSQQNEPSNFSFLVAP, from the exons ATGCCGCACTCCTACTCGCATCCAGCCTTGGCCCGCCTGCCCCCCGGCTCCGTCCGGCTCGTCATCGGCTTCGGGCTGCTGCTTCTCGTCTCGCTGCTCGtcctccaccgccgccccgCGAGACCCCTGGTGAGGAGCGGCGGCCGCCACCCCGACCCCGCCGCGCTGTTCCTGTCGCTGTCTGCGGGGGCCAACGCTAGCATCGCGGCCGACCTCCGCGCGCTCACCGCGGGGCCGCACCTCGCTGGGAcgcccgcggcggcgggggccaCCGCGCACGTCCTCGcccgcctccgcgccgccggGCTCCAAACCCTAACGCGCGAGTACAAGCCGCTCCTCTCGTACCCCGGGCATGCCTCCCTCGCGCTGCTCCGTCCCGACCGGTCTCTCCTCTCGCGCCTCTCTGTCGAGGAGCCCGCGGACGTGGGGCGCCGCCTCGTGCCGCCCTACCACGCGTACGCGCCGTCCGGCGGGGCCGTCGCGGAGGCGGTGTTCGTCAACCTCGGCCGCGAGGAGGACTACCTCGGGCTCGAGAGGCTCGGGGTGGGCGTGCGCGGCCGGATCGCGGTGGCGCTCCGCGGAGGCGGCTATCGCGGCGGGGTGGTGGCGCGCGCCGCGGAGAAGGGCGCCGTCGCCGTGCTCATTGCCGGCCACGCTGACGGAGGCGTCGAGAGAGGTGTCGTTCTGCTCGGCGGCCCCGGGGACCCGCTCACGCCCGGGTGGGCCGCCACCGGCGGGGCGGAGCGTTTGGGGTTCGACAATGAGGCAGTGAAGCGGCGGTTCCCGACGATCCCCTCCATGCCAGTTTCAGCCAAGACGGCAGTTGCGATCATACGGAGCCTGGGAGGCCCGGCTATACCCGCGGAATGGCAGGTCGGTATCGGGGTGGATATCGGTGGCGTTGGACCGGGCCCCACCTTGGTCAACTTCACGTATCAG GAGGACAGGATATTTGCCACGATACAGGACGTTTTTGCTATCATAAAAGGGTATGAAGAACCTGATCGTTATGTGATACTCGGTAACCACAGGGATGCATGGACTTATGGAGCAGTTGATCCTAACAGTGGGACCGCTGCACTTCTTGATATTTCTCGGCGTTTCGGAATAATGCTGCAGTCAGGATGGACACCACGGAGGTCCATCATTCTTTGTAGTTGGGACGCTGAAGAGTTTGGGATG ATAGGATCAACTGAATGGGTTGAAGAGAACCTTGCAGATCTGCATTCCAAAGCTGTAGCTTACTTGAACGTTGATTGTGCTGTGCAAGGCGTGGGACTATTTGTTGGCTCTACTCCCCAATTGGACAAGCTCTTGGTTGATGTTACGAGACAG gtaAAGGATCCTGATGTCATCGGAAAGATGGTTCATGATACATGGAATGAAATGAATGGCGGCATCAAT ATAGAAAGACTGGCCAGAACTGATTCCGACTTCTCTCCATTTTTACATCATGCTGGGATTCCTTCTGTGGACTTGTACTATGGAAAAG AATTTCCTGGCTACCATACTGCTCTTGACTCTTATAACTGGATGGCAAAGCATGGTGATCCATTGTTTCTTCGTCATTTGGCTA TCACAGAAATTTGGGGACTACTGGCTCTTCGCTTGGCAGATGATCCTGTGTTACCTTTTGATTATCAGGCTTACGCTTCACAGATACAG GAGCATACAAATGCATTTGCTGCCATGATGAATAATATTCAACGAGTCAATTTGATGAATGGATTCATCAAAGATCTTTCTGGTGCAGCCATGGAAGTTACGAAGGAGGCAAAG AGACTACAGCAGTTGGATTTACACGATGAACACGCTACGATGATAAGGCGATTGTTGAACGACCGCCTCCTACTTGCTGAAAGAAGCTTCCTGCAATCGGAAGGACTTAAAGGAAGAGGATGGTTTAAGCATCTG CTGTACTCGCCTTCGGAGGACTACGAAAGCAAACTATCGTTCTTCCCTGGCATCGCCGACGCCATCTCACGGTCGGGCAATCTGAGTGCCAAAGAACAGAAGGTGGCAGTGCAGCATGAAGTGTGGAAAGTCTCCCAGGCAATTCAAAGGGCCGCGAGTGTTCTTAGAGGTGAATTCGTCAGTCAACAAAATGAACCATCGAACTTCAGCTTCTTAGTAGCTCCATGA
- the LOC133913491 gene encoding indole-3-acetaldehyde oxidase, giving the protein MGKAAAETVVLAVNGKRYEAAGAHPSTTLLEFLRTQTPVRGPKLGCGEGGCGACVVLVSKYDPATDEVTELSASSCLTLLRSVDRCSVTTSEGIGNTRDGYHPVQQRLSGFHASQCGFCTPGMCMSIFSALVKADKEPGRPAPPAGFSKLTTSEAERAVSGNLCRCTGYRPIVDACKSFAADVDLEDLGLNCFWKKGDEPADVSKLPGYDSSAVCTFPEFLKSEIKSSVDQANGPAVAISADGWYHPKSIEELHRLFDSNWFDENSVKIVASNTGSGVYKDQDLHEEYIDIKGIPELSVINRSSKGIELGSVVSISKAIEVLSDGNLVFRKIADHLNKVATPFVRNTATIGGNIIMAQRLQFPSDIATVLLAAGSTIAIQAASKRLCLTLEEFLQQPPCGSNTLLLSIFIPDWGSDGISFETFRAAPRPFGNAVSYVNSAFLARTSGSHLIEDICLAFGAYGVDHAIRARKVEDFLKGKSVSSSVILEAVRLLKDTVSPSEGTTHPEYKISLAVSFLFSFLSSLGNSSNAPTKIDNPNGPYTNGITNGTTEHLREEYIKVDSNDLPIRSRQEMVFTDEYKPVGKPIKKAGAELQASGEAVYVDDIPAPKDCLYGAFIYSTHPHAHVKGINFKSSLASQKVITVITAKDIPSGGQNIGSTFPMMGDEALFADPVAEFAGQNIGVVIAETQRYAHMAAKQAVIEYSTENLQPPILTIEDAIQHNSYFQIPPFVAPKPVGDYNQGMSEADHKILSAEVKLESQYYFYMETQVALAIPDEDNCITIYSSSQIPEVTQGVVARCLGIPLHNVRLITRRVGGGFGGKAMKGIHVACACAVAAFKLRCPVRMYLDRKTDMIIAGGRHPMKAKYSVGFKSDGKITALHLDLGINAGISPDVSPFIPTAIIGALKKYNWGNLAFDTKVCKTNVTSKSAMRGPGDVQGSFIAEAIIEHVASVLSVDTNTIRRKNLHDFESLAVFYGESAGEASTYSLVSLFDKLASSPDYQHRTAMVEHFNSSNKWKKRGISCVPITYAVTLRPTPGKVSIMNDGSIAVEVGGVEIGQGLWTKVKQMTAFGLGQLCPDGGECLLDKVRVIQADTLSLIQGGFTGGSTTSETSCEAVRQSCAALVERLKPVKESLEAKAGTVEWSALIAQASMASVNLSAQAYWTPDPTFGSYLNYGAGISEVEVDVLTGATTILRSDLVYDCGQSLNPAVDLGQVEGAFIQGVGFFTNEEYAINSDGLVIHDGTWTYKIPTVDTIPKQFNVELINSARNPKRVLSSKASGEPPLLLAASVHCAMREAIRAARKEFSVCTGPANSAFTFQMDVPATMPVVKELCGLDVVERYLESVSAADPTTAKA; this is encoded by the exons GTGGTTGCGGTGCATGCGTGGTCCTCGTCTCCAAGTACGACCCAGCCACCGACGAGGTGACCGAGTTGTCGGCGAGCTCCTGCCTGACGCTGCTCCGCAGCGTGGACCGCTGCTCGGTGACCACCAGCGAGGGCATCGGCAACACCAGGGATGGCTACCACCCCGTGCAGCAGCGGCTCTCCGGCTTCCACGCCTCGCAGTGCGGCTTCTGCACGCCCGGCATGTGCATGTCCATCTTCTCCGCGCTCGTTAAGGCCGACAAGGAGCCcggccgccccgccccgcccgcTGGCTTCTCCAAGCTCACCACCTCCGAGGCCGAGAGGGCCGTCTCCGGCAACCTGTGCCGGTGCACCGGCTACAGACCCATCGTCGACGCCTGCAAGAGCTTCGCGGCCGACGTCGACCTCGAGGACCTGGGTCTCAACTGCTTCTGGAAGAAAGGTGACGAGCCTGCAGATGTCAGCAAGCTGCCGGGTTACGACAGTAGCGCCGTGTGCACCTTCCCGGAGTTCCTCAAGTCAGAGATCAAGTCTTCAGTAGATCAGGCGAATGGTCCTGCGGTGGCGATCTCTGCCGACGGCTGGTACCATCCTAAGAGCATCGAAGAGCTTCATAGGCTGTTTGATTCTAACTGGTTTGATGAAAATTCTGTGAAGATTGTGGCTTCAAACACTGGGTCTGGAGTGTACAAGGATCAGGACCTCCATGAAGAGTACATTGACATCAAAGGGATCCCAGAGCTTTCAGTCATCAACAGAAGCAGCAAGGGAATTGAGCTTGGATCAGTTGTGTCCATCTCTAAAGCCATTGAAGTGTTGTCAGATGGAAATCTGGTCTTCAGAAAGATTGCTGATCACCTGAACAAAGTGGCTACGCCGTTCGTTCGAAACACAGCAACCATAGGTGGAAACATAATCATGGCACAGAGGTTGCAATTTCCGTCGGACATTGCAACCGTACTCCTAGCTGCAGGTTCAACTATCGCCATTCAGGCTGCTTCCAAAAGGCTGTGCCTCACTTTGGAGGAGTTCTTGCAGCAGCCTCCATGTGGTTCTAATACCCTACTGCTAAGCATATTTATCCCAGATTGGGGTTCAGATGGCATCTCCTTCGAGACTTTCCGAGCAGCCCCTCGTCCATTTGGCAATGCTGTCTCATATGTCAATTCTGCTTTCTTGGCAAGGACATCAGGCAGCCATCTAATTGAGGATATATGCTTGGCGTTTGGTGCTTACGGAGTCGATCATGCCATCAGAGCTAGGAAAGTTGAGGATTTCCTGAAGGGCAAATCGGTGAGCTCATCTGTTATACTTGAAGCAGTTCGGTTGCTTAAAGATACCGTTTCACCATCGGAAGGCACAACACATCCTGAATACAAGATCAGCTTGGCTGTCAGTTTCTTGTTCAGCTTCCTGTCTTCCCTTGGCAACAGCTCGAATGCACCGACAAAAATTGACAATCCCAATGGGCCATATACTAATGGAATTACAAATGGTACCACTGAGCACTTACGGGAGGAGTATATTAAGGTTGACAGCAATGATTTGCCAATACGCTCAAGACAAGAAATGGTTTTCACTGATGAATACAAGCCAGTCGGCAAGCCAATCAAGAAAGCCGGGGCAGAGCTCCAAGCTTCTG GGGAGGCAGTGTACGTTGATGATATCCCTGCTCCCAAGGATTGCCTCTATGGAGCATTTATCTACAGCACACACCCGCATGCTCATGTAAAGGGTATTAACTTCAAATCATCTTTGgcttcacagaaggtcatcacAGTTATCACCGCAAAGGATATTCCCAGCGGTGGACAAAATATTGGATCCACCTTCCCGATGATGGGAGACGAAGCACTTTTTGCTGATCCAGTTGCTGAATTTGCTGGTCAAAATATTGGTGTTGTG ATTGCTGAAACACAGAGGTACGCCCATATGGCAGCAAAGCAAGCTGTTATTGAGTATAGCACAGAAAATCTGCAGCCACCAATTCTGACAATAGAAGATGCCATCCAACATAACAGCTACTTCCAAATTCCCCCATTTGTAGCTCCTAAGCCAGTTGGTGATTACAACCAAGGGATGTCTGAAGCTGATCACAAGATTTTATCAGCAGAG GTAAAACTTGAATCCCAGTACTATTTCTACATGGAAACACAAGTGGCGCTAGCTATTCCTGATGAAGATAACTGCATAACCATCTATTCCTCGTCACAAATACCTGAGGTCACACAAGGTGTGGTTGCAAGGTGCCTTGGCATCCCTCTTCACAATGTCCGTCTCATCACCAGAAGAGTTGGAGGAGGCTTTGGTGGAAAGGCAATGAAAGGAATACAT GTTGCATGTGCATGTGCCGTTGCAGCATTCAAGCTGCGGTGTCCTGTTCGGATGTACCTTGATCGCAAGACGGACATGATAATAGCAGGTGGGCGGCATCCTATGAAGGCGAAGTACTCCGTCGGGTTCAAGTCAGATGGCAAGATCACAGCCTTGCACCTTGATCTTGGGATCAATGCTGGAATATCACCGGATGTGAGTCCATTTATACCAACTGCTATCATAGGGGCTCTCAAAAAGTACAACTGGGGCAATCTTGCATTTGACACCAAGGTCTGCAAGACAAATGTCACATCAAAGTCGGCAATGCGGGGTCCTGGAGATGTGCAGGGCTCTTTCATTGCGGAAGCCATCATTGAGCATGTTGCCTCGGTGCTCTCGGTCGACACTAATACCATCAGGAGGAAGAATCTTCATGACTTCGAGAGCCTTGCAGTGTTCTATGGAGAAAGTGCGGGTGAAGCTTCTACATACAGTCTGGTCTCCTTGTTCGATAAGCTGGCCTCGTCACCAGACTACCAGCACAGAACTGCAATGGTCGAGCACTTCAACAGCAGCAACAAGTGGAAGAAACGCGGCATTTCTTGTGTGCCAATCACATATGCGGTTACGCTTCGTCCGACTCCAGGCAAggtgtctatcatgaatgatgGTTCCATTGCTGTCGAGGTCGGAGGAGTTGAGATAGGGCAAGGGCTGTGGACTAAAGTGAAGCAGATGACGGCATTTGGGCTGGGACAGTTGTGTCCTGACGGCGGCGAATGCCTCCTCGACAAGGTGCGGGTTATCCAGGCGGACACACTGAGCTTGATCCAGGGAGGGTTCACCGGTGGGAGCACCACTTCTGAAACTAGCTGTGAAGCCGTTCGACAGTCATGCGCTGCACTTGTCGAGAGGCTGAAGCCTGTCAAGGAGAGTCTGGAGGCTAAGGCTGGCACAGTGGAGTGGAGTGCCTTGATTGCTCAG GCGAGTATGGCGAGTGTGAACTTATCGGCACAGGCATACTGGACTCCTGACCCAACTTTCGGGAGCTACCTGAACTATGGAGCTGGGATTAGTGAG GTGGAAGTTGATGTCCTGACAGGAGCAACCACAATCCTACGGAGCGACCTCGTGTATGACTGCGGGCAGAGCCTGAACCCTGCTGTCGACTTGGGCCAG GTCGAAGGTGCATTCATCCAAGGAGTAGGCTTCTTCACGAATGAGGAGTATGCGATAAACTCTGACGGCTTGGTCATTCACGACGGCACATGGACGTACAAGATACCCACCGTCGACACCATCCCAAAGCAGTTCAACGTCGAGCTGATCAACAGCGCCCGCAACCCGAAGCGCGTCCTCTCTTCAAAAG CATCAGGCGAGCCACCGTTGCTCCTCGCAGCCTCGGTGCACTGCGCGATGAGGGAGGCCATCAGGGCCGCCAGAAAGGAGTTCTCGGTGTGCACGGGCCCCGCAAACTCCGCCTTCACGTTCCAGATGGACGTTCCGGCGACGATGCCCGTCGTCAAGGAGCTTTGCGGCCTCGACGTCGTTGAGAGGTACCTCGAGAGCGTGTCTGCTGCCGATCCAACAACAGCGAAAGCGTAG